The following proteins are encoded in a genomic region of Paenibacillus sp. FSL H3-0469:
- a CDS encoding glycosyltransferase family A protein, with amino-acid sequence MMERQEVSVSGRSSAGRTATGSSGSKGRSSGRGTAVRKGAAKQRSAQRRSKSAGAGLGRSRSKRKPASGRRVLPLPAPKGSLSVIISARNEEQTLPKLLEQVERLKPQEIIVVLNGCSDRSFQRTRLCAQASIVYIPESAGHDVGRSLGAKLSRGDILLFLDGDMVISAGQLSSFVAAVDRGVDVALNDLDPLLPPFGLSDAVTRCKLYLNQVLGRPDLGASSMTAVPHALSRRALERIGYRELMVPPRALALSIMGRLRVEKAGGVNVIKQNRLRQGNTGAGNAMEQLIAGDHAEALVCVIAHQQSSGQLSAENLLEHRRQIAAWRNAL; translated from the coding sequence ATGATGGAACGGCAGGAAGTATCCGTCAGCGGCCGGTCTTCGGCGGGGCGGACTGCAACCGGAAGCAGCGGCTCTAAAGGGCGCAGCTCCGGACGCGGCACAGCAGTGCGGAAAGGCGCAGCTAAGCAGCGGTCTGCGCAGCGCCGCAGCAAGTCTGCGGGGGCTGGGCTGGGCCGCTCCCGCTCCAAGCGGAAGCCCGCTTCCGGGCGGCGGGTCCTGCCGCTGCCGGCACCAAAGGGCTCACTGTCAGTGATTATCTCGGCCCGGAATGAGGAGCAGACATTGCCGAAGCTGCTGGAGCAGGTGGAACGCCTGAAGCCGCAGGAGATTATTGTGGTGCTGAACGGCTGCAGCGACCGCAGTTTTCAGCGGACCCGGTTATGCGCTCAGGCGAGCATAGTGTACATTCCGGAGTCTGCCGGACATGATGTGGGACGTTCGCTGGGCGCCAAGCTCAGCCGGGGAGATATCCTGTTGTTTCTGGATGGTGATATGGTAATCTCCGCCGGGCAGCTGTCTTCCTTTGTGGCTGCGGTGGACCGGGGGGTGGATGTGGCGCTCAACGACCTTGATCCGCTGCTCCCTCCATTCGGGTTAAGTGATGCGGTTACCCGCTGCAAGCTTTACCTGAATCAGGTTCTTGGCCGCCCGGATCTTGGAGCAAGCTCCATGACAGCCGTTCCGCATGCCTTATCCCGCCGGGCGCTGGAGAGAATCGGCTACCGCGAGCTGATGGTGCCGCCCCGGGCGCTGGCGCTCTCCATAATGGGCCGCCTGCGGGTGGAGAAGGCCGGAGGGGTGAATGTAATTAAGCAGAACCGGCTGCGTCAGGGCAACACGGGAGCCGGCAATGCCATGGAGCAGCTGATTGCCGGTGATCATGCGGAAGCTCTGGTCTGCGTGATTGCCCACCAGCAGAGCAGCGGACAGCTCTCGGCCGAGAACCTGCTGGAGCACCGCCGGCAGATTGCCGCCTGGAGGAACGCGCTATGA
- a CDS encoding glycosyltransferase — translation MKRKGTSARRTGRRATRTARRPEARPVRPAIPPPAVNHPQPEVSVIIPAMNEAATIAAVIAGARGVHPRCEVIVIVNGSADQTAEIARSCGANVMVYEQPLGHDVGRSVGAAAAKGTILLFTDGDLVIPASQLRPFVTAVSGGADLALNDYSGPVRSRVPHPVVLSKHVLNLLLGRSELKGCSLTAVPHAISRRALEVLGSGLLSRPPLAHAQAVLEGLVVTAVHNVPVGRMNAVRRKHSGSDPLQEAILRDHLDAVALVLERKGGRAGFGDGTRRREMVR, via the coding sequence ATGAAAAGAAAAGGAACATCTGCCCGCCGCACGGGGCGGCGGGCAACCCGGACAGCACGGCGGCCGGAGGCACGGCCGGTGCGGCCTGCTATACCGCCGCCTGCGGTGAATCATCCGCAGCCTGAGGTGTCGGTCATTATTCCGGCTATGAATGAGGCGGCGACGATTGCTGCGGTAATCGCCGGAGCCAGAGGCGTTCATCCCCGCTGTGAGGTTATTGTGATTGTTAACGGTTCTGCGGATCAGACCGCAGAGATTGCGCGCTCCTGCGGAGCGAACGTAATGGTATATGAACAGCCGCTCGGGCATGATGTCGGGCGAAGCGTGGGTGCTGCGGCGGCGAAGGGAACGATTCTGCTGTTCACGGATGGGGATCTGGTAATCCCCGCCTCGCAGCTGCGTCCCTTCGTGACCGCGGTCAGCGGTGGAGCGGATCTGGCCCTGAATGATTATTCCGGTCCGGTCCGCAGCAGAGTTCCGCATCCGGTGGTGTTATCCAAGCATGTGCTGAATCTTCTGCTTGGAAGGTCTGAGCTGAAGGGCTGCTCCTTGACTGCCGTTCCTCATGCGATTAGCCGGAGGGCGCTGGAGGTCCTGGGCAGCGGCCTGCTGTCGAGACCGCCGCTCGCCCATGCGCAGGCGGTGCTGGAGGGTCTGGTTGTGACGGCGGTGCATAACGTGCCTGTAGGCAGGATGAACGCGGTCCGCCGGAAGCATAGCGGCAGCGATCCTTTGCAGGAGGCTATCCTCAGAGACCACCTGGATGCTGTAGCCCTGGTGCTGGAACGCAAGGGCGGCCGGGCGGGCTTCGGGGACGGCACCCGGCGAAGGGAGATGGTGAGATGA
- a CDS encoding GNAT family N-acetyltransferase, translating into MNLIAKCVQVMQAGGSDQWDEGYPNREVISEDIGKGTLFVCLEHEAIAGILVLDENQAEQYAGIEWEQQQGPHLIMHRLAVHPEIQGRGIARRLNAFAEEFARSSGYRSIRLDTYAKNDRALKLYPSLGYVQRGEIRFPGRTAAFPVFEKVLTENMES; encoded by the coding sequence ATGAATCTGATTGCCAAATGTGTACAAGTTATGCAGGCAGGCGGAAGCGATCAATGGGATGAAGGGTACCCTAACCGTGAAGTCATTAGTGAAGATATCGGTAAGGGAACCTTATTTGTCTGCCTGGAGCATGAGGCGATTGCCGGAATTCTTGTGCTGGATGAGAACCAGGCGGAGCAATATGCAGGCATTGAATGGGAACAGCAGCAGGGGCCTCATCTGATTATGCACCGGCTTGCGGTACATCCCGAGATTCAGGGCAGAGGGATTGCCAGGCGGTTGAACGCCTTTGCCGAGGAATTCGCCCGCAGCAGCGGGTATAGAAGCATCCGGCTCGATACATATGCGAAGAATGACAGGGCGCTTAAGCTGTATCCTTCACTCGGGTATGTGCAGAGAGGCGAGATTCGTTTTCCTGGCCGTACCGCCGCTTTTCCGGTGTTTGAGAAGGTGCTGACAGAGAATATGGAGAGCTAA
- a CDS encoding nucleoside-diphosphate sugar epimerase: protein MQSKITKVLQHMAHTHEQMARILDAERHVAVRMSQIVHDLPDADPDFGGFSGLVESSGQVNKNIIAYLNALADLEEAMAEGVGRVIKELNGQEEE from the coding sequence GTGCAGAGTAAAATTACAAAAGTCCTGCAGCACATGGCCCATACGCACGAACAAATGGCACGGATTCTTGACGCCGAACGCCACGTAGCCGTCCGTATGTCGCAAATAGTTCACGATCTGCCGGATGCGGACCCTGATTTCGGCGGATTCAGTGGGCTGGTGGAAAGCTCAGGCCAAGTCAACAAAAACATCATTGCTTACCTCAATGCACTTGCCGATCTCGAAGAGGCGATGGCGGAGGGAGTGGGCAGGGTCATCAAGGAATTAAACGGTCAGGAAGAAGAGTAA
- a CDS encoding glycosyltransferase family 2 protein, with protein sequence MTMTSIIIPTYNRLGLLRSCVESIRAHTRSAFEIIVVDNASDDGTEAYCRASKLKFISLPENRGFPLACNIGLQLAAGEELLLLNNDVIVSHGWLDNLKSALYSAPDIGIVGPVTNYASGRQQVQTGYADIAGFHAEALRTNIPDAAKWQETRRLVGLCFLFKRQLMDAIGLLDERFSPGHYEDDDYCYRARLQGYRLLIAGDCLVHHEGSASFKEVYSASLQELVERNRRIFMEKWQVDPSQFI encoded by the coding sequence ATGACAATGACGAGCATTATTATTCCTACGTATAACAGGCTCGGGCTGCTGCGCTCCTGCGTCGAATCGATCAGAGCGCATACCCGGTCTGCCTTTGAGATTATTGTAGTGGACAATGCCTCGGATGATGGTACCGAAGCCTACTGCCGCGCCAGCAAGCTGAAGTTCATCTCCCTCCCGGAGAACCGCGGTTTTCCGCTGGCCTGCAATATCGGGCTGCAGCTGGCTGCGGGGGAGGAGCTGCTGCTGCTGAACAATGACGTCATTGTGTCGCATGGCTGGCTGGATAATCTGAAGAGCGCCTTGTACAGTGCCCCTGATATAGGAATTGTCGGACCGGTGACGAATTATGCCAGCGGACGGCAGCAGGTACAGACCGGCTATGCCGATATTGCAGGCTTCCATGCTGAGGCGCTCCGGACCAATATCCCGGATGCCGCGAAGTGGCAGGAGACCCGAAGGCTTGTAGGTCTGTGCTTTTTATTCAAAAGACAGCTTATGGACGCGATCGGCCTGCTCGATGAACGCTTCTCGCCGGGCCATTATGAGGATGACGATTACTGCTACCGCGCCCGGCTGCAGGGATACCGGCTGCTGATTGCCGGAGATTGCCTGGTTCATCATGAAGGCAGCGCCAGCTTCAAGGAGGTCTATTCCGCCTCATTGCAGGAGCTGGTGGAGCGCAACCGCAGGATTTTTATGGAGAAATGGCAAGTGGACCCGTCGCAGTTCATCTGA
- a CDS encoding sugar phosphate nucleotidyltransferase — MKGVILAGGTGTRLYPLTRLMNKHLLPVGKYPMVCYGIERLRQGGITDILLVISKQSAGQYTDFLGSGAEFGVSLTYKIQEAAGGIAEALELAEGFILPGERFVVLLGDNLFMDSLEPYVKSYLQQPAGTAKVLLKPVEDARRYGVPVFDSADASLIAYIEEKPEQPKTKFCVTGIYMYDEAVFDIIRRISPSRRGELEITDVNNLYAVERKLSYDVLQGWWSDAGTFQSLREAGDKLRDTLP, encoded by the coding sequence GTGAAAGGAGTCATACTGGCAGGCGGAACAGGAACAAGGCTATACCCGCTCACCCGGCTGATGAACAAACATTTGCTTCCGGTCGGCAAATACCCTATGGTGTGCTACGGGATTGAGCGGCTGCGCCAGGGGGGGATCACCGATATTCTCCTGGTCATCAGCAAACAGTCCGCAGGACAGTACACTGACTTTTTGGGCAGCGGCGCGGAATTCGGCGTCTCCCTGACTTACAAAATCCAGGAGGCGGCAGGCGGCATCGCGGAAGCGCTGGAGCTGGCGGAAGGATTCATCCTGCCGGGGGAACGGTTTGTCGTGCTGCTGGGGGATAATTTGTTCATGGATAGTCTGGAGCCTTATGTGAAGAGTTATCTGCAGCAGCCGGCGGGGACCGCGAAGGTGCTTCTGAAGCCTGTCGAGGATGCGCGCAGATACGGGGTTCCGGTGTTTGACAGCGCCGATGCCTCCCTGATTGCTTACATTGAAGAGAAGCCGGAGCAGCCGAAGACGAAATTCTGTGTTACAGGCATATATATGTACGATGAAGCTGTATTCGATATCATCCGCCGGATTTCGCCTTCCAGAAGGGGCGAGCTGGAGATTACCGATGTGAACAACCTGTATGCCGTAGAGCGCAAGCTGAGCTATGATGTGCTGCAAGGCTGGTGGAGTGACGCGGGAACCTTCCAGTCTCTGCGCGAAGCCGGAGATAAGCTGAGAGATACGCTGCCCTGA
- a CDS encoding GNAT family N-acetyltransferase, whose protein sequence is MKLTGEHLDLSPLGASELALALADYAGLEQALGLNVTATATLLDDEEMRYAMRVRHAKVLQDEENYCWLTMWAIIHREQQQLIGFLILKGRPNEHGEVIVGYVLDERYRGQGYATEALRQITAWIFSHPGAYWIIADTEKDNFASHRVLQHLGAELYRETEDLFWWRIARPANG, encoded by the coding sequence ATGAAACTAACAGGCGAACACCTGGACCTATCCCCCTTGGGCGCTTCAGAGCTGGCGTTAGCCTTAGCTGATTATGCCGGGCTGGAGCAGGCGCTGGGCTTGAACGTGACGGCAACCGCAACCCTGCTTGACGATGAAGAGATGCGCTATGCGATGCGGGTCAGGCACGCCAAGGTGCTTCAGGATGAAGAGAACTACTGCTGGCTGACCATGTGGGCCATCATCCACCGTGAACAACAGCAGCTCATCGGCTTCCTGATTCTCAAAGGCCGCCCGAACGAACACGGGGAAGTCATCGTTGGTTATGTCCTGGACGAGAGATACCGGGGGCAAGGCTATGCCACAGAAGCGCTGCGGCAGATCACAGCCTGGATCTTCAGCCATCCCGGCGCATACTGGATCATTGCAGATACCGAAAAGGATAACTTCGCCTCCCACCGCGTCCTGCAACATTTGGGTGCGGAACTGTACCGCGAGACCGAGGATTTGTTCTGGTGGAGAATCGCCCGGCCAGCTAATGGCTGA
- a CDS encoding 5'-deoxyadenosine deaminase, producing MANILIKHAEIITMNKQEDIIYGDIRIQGDLIVEIGTGLEVKGAELVIDAKNRTVIPGFIQTHIHLCQTLFRGKGDDLELMDWLRKRIWPLEAAHDEESLYYSAMLGIGELITSGTTTIVDMETVHHTDYAFQAIAKSGIRALSGKVMMDRKNPDAPAALQEETAASLQESVDLLEKWNGYANGRIQYAFSPRFVISCTEQLLREVESLSARYGVKVHTHASENLGEIELVQAMTGMRNVVYLDHLGLANERLILAHCVWLDEQEKRILRDRGVHVSHCPGSNLKLASGIADTPGMLHDHIHLSLGADGAPCNNNLDMFNEMRLAAVIQKPVHGPTTMDARSVFRMATIGGAKAVGMEDQIGSIEVGKKADLAILNLYNFHTFPSYDVDPISRIVYSATRADVETTMVDGEILMHTGQLKTIDKEVVLHEANHSIKRLLGSARLS from the coding sequence ATGGCGAATATCCTGATTAAGCATGCGGAGATTATTACAATGAACAAGCAGGAAGACATTATATACGGTGATATCCGCATCCAGGGTGATCTGATTGTGGAGATTGGCACCGGCCTTGAAGTGAAGGGGGCTGAGCTTGTCATCGACGCCAAGAACCGGACGGTTATCCCCGGCTTCATCCAGACGCATATTCATCTGTGCCAAACACTGTTCCGCGGCAAAGGGGATGATCTGGAGCTGATGGACTGGCTGCGCAAACGGATCTGGCCGCTGGAGGCGGCGCATGACGAGGAGTCCCTGTACTATTCAGCCATGCTCGGCATTGGGGAATTAATCACCAGCGGCACAACGACCATCGTGGATATGGAGACAGTACATCATACGGATTATGCCTTTCAGGCGATTGCGAAGAGCGGTATCCGCGCCTTGTCAGGGAAGGTTATGATGGACCGGAAGAACCCGGATGCACCGGCGGCCCTGCAGGAGGAGACGGCGGCTTCGCTGCAGGAGAGTGTGGATCTGCTGGAGAAATGGAACGGGTATGCGAACGGCCGGATTCAGTATGCTTTTTCCCCGCGGTTTGTTATTTCTTGTACGGAGCAGCTGCTGCGGGAGGTGGAGAGCCTCTCGGCCCGTTACGGGGTGAAGGTGCATACCCATGCTTCCGAGAATCTGGGCGAGATCGAGCTTGTGCAGGCGATGACCGGTATGCGCAATGTCGTCTATCTGGATCACCTGGGGCTGGCTAACGAACGTCTGATTCTGGCTCACTGTGTCTGGCTGGATGAGCAGGAGAAGCGGATTTTGCGGGACCGCGGGGTTCATGTCAGCCATTGCCCGGGCTCGAATCTCAAGCTGGCCTCCGGCATCGCCGATACGCCGGGCATGCTTCATGACCATATTCATCTCAGCCTGGGTGCAGACGGCGCGCCCTGCAACAATAATCTGGATATGTTCAATGAGATGCGCCTGGCGGCAGTCATCCAGAAGCCCGTGCATGGCCCGACTACGATGGATGCCCGGAGCGTCTTTCGGATGGCAACCATCGGAGGCGCGAAGGCGGTGGGGATGGAGGATCAGATCGGCAGCATCGAGGTCGGCAAGAAGGCGGATCTGGCCATCCTTAATCTCTATAATTTCCATACCTTTCCCTCCTATGACGTAGACCCGATCTCGCGGATCGTCTACTCGGCCACCCGTGCCGATGTGGAGACGACGATGGTTGACGGTGAGATACTCATGCACACAGGGCAGCTGAAGACCATTGACAAGGAAGTCGTGCTTCATGAAGCGAACCATTCCATCAAAAGACTGCTGGGCAGCGCGCGGCTATCCTAA
- a CDS encoding restriction endonuclease subunit S produces MSREKAYLQMLESTAVIQWNIAMILEAKAVEAEKVKQWTHHHIHARAFDSHEDQLKESISIHEVIVEMVEGLTKLENGLYSNLKAVLGSGEDEGGDFGGDGEGFSFGDDSK; encoded by the coding sequence ATGAGCAGAGAAAAGGCATATCTGCAAATGCTGGAGTCGACCGCTGTCATCCAGTGGAACATCGCGATGATTCTCGAGGCCAAAGCGGTGGAAGCGGAAAAAGTGAAGCAGTGGACCCATCATCACATCCACGCTAGAGCATTCGACTCCCACGAAGACCAGCTGAAGGAATCCATCTCTATTCATGAGGTAATCGTAGAGATGGTAGAGGGGCTGACGAAGCTGGAGAACGGGCTGTACAGCAACCTGAAGGCGGTGCTGGGCAGCGGAGAAGACGAGGGCGGCGATTTCGGCGGGGATGGCGAGGGCTTCAGCTTCGGGGACGACAGCAAATGA